A single Microbacterium protaetiae DNA region contains:
- the rpsO gene encoding 30S ribosomal protein S15: MALDADVKKAIIEEYATHPGDTGSPEVQVAMLTQRIKDLTEHLKEHKHDHHSRRGLFLLVGQRRRLLGYLQDIDIARYRSLIERLGLRR, translated from the coding sequence ATGGCACTGGATGCAGACGTCAAGAAGGCGATCATCGAAGAGTACGCGACGCACCCCGGTGACACCGGATCCCCCGAGGTGCAGGTCGCGATGCTGACGCAGCGCATCAAGGACCTCACCGAGCACCTGAAAGAGCACAAGCACGACCACCACTCGCGTCGTGGCCTCTTTCTGCTCGTCGGTCAGCGCCGCCGTCTGCTCGGCTACCTCCAGGACATCGACATCGCGCGTTACCGCTCGCTGATCGAGCGTCTCGGACTTCGCCGCTAG
- a CDS encoding isopenicillin N synthase family dioxygenase: MSETNLPILDLSQLDAGEGAARRFRDELRAATHDVGFFYLTGTGVSPALETRLHETARAFFALPEADKLAIENVNSPHFRGYTRVGGERTQGKIDWREQIDIGPERKAVDWADAPGYARLIGPNLWPDALPELREVVTEWEDHLRGVSRKLLRAWAVALGADQSYFDAHFGEPSTLTKIVRYPGKEDPSQGVGAHKDSGVLTLLWVEPGKGGLQVEREGEWVDAPPVPGAFVVNIGEQLEYATQGYLKATNHRVISPKLPDDRISVPFFFNPQLDRSLPLIDLPAELAAQATGVTQDPTNPIHALYGENALKSRLRAHPDVAARWHADLVAPAR; this comes from the coding sequence ATGAGCGAGACCAACCTGCCGATCCTCGACCTGTCACAGCTCGATGCCGGCGAGGGCGCCGCGCGGCGCTTTCGCGACGAGCTGCGTGCTGCCACCCACGACGTCGGCTTCTTCTATCTGACCGGAACGGGGGTCTCCCCCGCACTCGAAACCCGACTGCACGAGACCGCGCGCGCGTTCTTTGCACTGCCCGAAGCAGACAAGCTCGCGATCGAGAACGTGAACAGCCCGCATTTCCGCGGCTACACGCGCGTGGGCGGCGAGCGCACGCAGGGGAAGATCGACTGGCGGGAGCAGATCGACATCGGCCCCGAGCGGAAAGCCGTGGACTGGGCCGACGCGCCGGGCTACGCGCGGCTCATCGGCCCGAATCTGTGGCCGGACGCCCTGCCCGAACTGCGCGAGGTCGTCACCGAGTGGGAGGACCACCTGCGCGGCGTCTCACGCAAGCTGCTGCGGGCCTGGGCTGTCGCATTGGGGGCGGATCAGTCGTACTTCGACGCGCACTTCGGAGAACCCTCGACGCTCACCAAGATCGTGCGCTACCCCGGCAAGGAGGACCCGAGTCAGGGCGTGGGTGCGCACAAGGACTCGGGAGTTCTGACCCTGCTGTGGGTCGAACCGGGCAAGGGCGGCCTGCAGGTCGAGCGCGAGGGCGAGTGGGTGGATGCTCCGCCCGTGCCGGGTGCTTTCGTGGTGAACATCGGCGAACAGCTCGAGTACGCCACGCAGGGATACCTGAAGGCGACCAATCATCGCGTCATCTCGCCGAAGCTGCCCGATGACCGCATCTCGGTGCCGTTCTTCTTCAATCCGCAGCTGGATCGCTCTCTGCCGCTCATCGATCTGCCCGCGGAGCTGGCCGCGCAGGCGACCGGCGTCACGCAGGATCCGACGAACCCGATCCATGCGCTCTATGGCGAGAACGCGCTCAAGTCGCGGCTGCGCGCACACCCCGACGTCGCCGCCCGCTGGCACGCCGACTTGGTGGCGCCTGCTCGTTGA
- a CDS encoding LLM class flavin-dependent oxidoreductase gives MQFGLFSVSDVTQDPTTGITPSEAERIQATLTIAKHAEEVGLDVFAIGEHHNPPFWSSSPTTTLAYIAAQTKNLIVSTATTLITTNDPVKIAEDFAVLQHVSGGRADLMLGRGNTGPVYPWFGKDIRQGLPLAIENYALLHKLWREDVVDWEGKFRTPLQGFTSTPRPLDGVPPFVWHGSIRTPEIAEQAAYYGDGFFANNIFWPAEHYQRLIELYRQRWAHYGHGAPETAIVGLGGQAFMRKNSQDAVDEFRPYFDNAPVYGHGPSMEDFTKMTPLTVGSPQQVIDRYAGMRDLFGDYQRQLFLMDHSGLPLKTVLEQIDILGGEVVPVLRKELAKDRPATVPDAPTHASLVKAAYGDGPVRQPRPNANRGDNVTGGSPYQDTPAPQGAAFGLGGAR, from the coding sequence ATGCAGTTCGGGCTCTTCTCGGTGAGCGACGTCACGCAGGATCCGACCACCGGCATCACGCCCAGTGAGGCCGAGCGCATCCAGGCGACTCTGACGATCGCCAAGCACGCCGAAGAGGTGGGGCTGGATGTCTTCGCCATCGGCGAGCATCACAACCCGCCGTTCTGGTCGTCGTCGCCGACCACCACCCTCGCCTACATCGCCGCACAGACGAAGAACCTCATCGTCTCGACGGCGACGACGCTGATCACCACGAACGACCCGGTGAAGATCGCCGAGGACTTCGCCGTGCTGCAGCACGTGTCGGGCGGCCGCGCCGACCTCATGCTCGGCCGCGGCAACACCGGTCCCGTCTATCCGTGGTTCGGAAAGGACATCCGACAGGGCCTGCCCCTCGCCATCGAAAATTACGCGTTGCTGCACAAGCTGTGGCGAGAGGACGTCGTGGACTGGGAGGGCAAGTTCCGCACACCGCTGCAGGGCTTCACCTCGACCCCGCGACCGCTCGACGGCGTGCCGCCGTTCGTGTGGCATGGGTCGATCCGCACCCCCGAGATCGCCGAGCAGGCCGCGTACTACGGCGACGGCTTCTTCGCCAACAACATCTTCTGGCCCGCCGAGCACTATCAGCGACTCATCGAGCTGTATCGGCAGCGCTGGGCGCACTATGGGCACGGCGCCCCCGAGACGGCCATCGTCGGCTTGGGTGGACAGGCGTTCATGCGCAAGAACTCGCAGGATGCGGTGGACGAGTTCCGTCCCTACTTCGACAACGCGCCGGTGTACGGCCACGGGCCGTCGATGGAGGACTTCACGAAGATGACGCCGTTGACGGTCGGTTCGCCACAGCAGGTGATCGACCGCTACGCCGGCATGCGCGACCTGTTCGGCGACTATCAGCGTCAGCTGTTCCTGATGGATCACTCCGGACTCCCGCTGAAGACGGTGCTCGAGCAGATCGACATCCTGGGCGGCGAGGTCGTTCCGGTGCTGCGCAAGGAGCTCGCCAAGGACCGCCCGGCGACGGTTCCGGATGCCCCCACTCATGCCTCGCTCGTGAAGGCGGCGTACGGCGACGGCCCGGTGCGCCAGCCGCGCCCCAACGCGAACCGCGGCGACAACGTCACCGGTGGCTCGCCCTACCAGGACACGCCCGCGCCGCAGGGTGCGGCATTCGGCCTGGGCGGTGCACGATGA
- a CDS encoding FMN reductase — MTAPRRIAVVSAGLSTPSSTRMLADRLAIAAVKHLDERGIAASIDTFELRDFAHDITNNLLTGFAPAELESMINAVVSADALIVVTPIFSTSYSGLFKSFIDVLDKDSLIGKPVLIGATAGTPRHSLAIDYAIRPLFAYLHSDAVSTGVFAASEDWGGTGDQVAPLAARVEKGAGELADAISRRDPATSFNPFDPANYLKGGSSFDHLLGGFAGE; from the coding sequence ATGACGGCCCCGCGGCGCATTGCGGTCGTCTCCGCCGGACTGTCGACCCCGTCATCGACGCGGATGCTGGCCGACCGGCTGGCCATCGCGGCGGTGAAGCACCTCGACGAACGGGGGATTGCGGCATCCATCGACACCTTCGAATTGCGTGACTTCGCGCACGACATCACGAACAACCTGCTCACCGGCTTCGCGCCGGCCGAGCTCGAGTCGATGATCAACGCTGTGGTTTCGGCTGACGCGCTCATCGTGGTGACGCCGATCTTCTCGACAAGCTACTCGGGCCTGTTCAAGTCGTTCATCGACGTGCTCGACAAAGACTCGCTGATCGGCAAGCCCGTGCTCATCGGCGCTACGGCCGGCACGCCGAGGCATTCGCTGGCCATTGACTACGCCATCCGCCCGCTGTTTGCGTACCTGCATTCCGACGCCGTCTCGACGGGTGTGTTCGCGGCAAGCGAGGACTGGGGTGGGACCGGCGATCAGGTGGCGCCTCTGGCCGCGCGAGTCGAGAAGGGCGCGGGCGAACTCGCCGACGCGATCTCGCGCCGTGATCCGGCGACCAGCTTCAATCCGTTCGATCCGGCCAACTACCTCAAGGGCGGCAGCTCATTCGACCACCTGCTCGGCGGTTTCGCGGGGGAGTAG
- a CDS encoding DUF5302 domain-containing protein, which produces MSDDETPTDAASDEMKRKFREALEKKSTQQRDGQSHLDGQGAVHEPHGRAGHKREFRRKSG; this is translated from the coding sequence ATGAGCGACGACGAGACCCCCACCGACGCGGCATCCGACGAGATGAAGCGCAAGTTCCGCGAAGCGCTCGAGAAGAAGAGCACCCAGCAGCGCGACGGACAGTCGCACCTCGACGGTCAGGGTGCCGTGCACGAGCCGCACGGCCGGGCCGGCCACAAGCGGGAGTTCCGCCGCAAGAGCGGGTGA
- a CDS encoding polyribonucleotide nucleotidyltransferase, with product MEGPEITAAEAVLDNGRFGTRTVRFETGRLAQQAQGAVAAYLDNDTMLLSATSAGKHPREGFDFFPLTVDVEERSYAAGKIPGSFFRREGRPSTDAILVCRLIDRPLRPSFVDGLRNEVQIVITVLSIAPGEFYDALAINAASASTQISGLPFSGPIAGVRLALIPGHSEHPDQWVAFPSAKLLEEAVFDLVVAGRVLDDGDVAIMMVEAEATEHSWNLIKGGATKPSEEVVAGGLEAAKPFIKQLVQAQAEMAAKTAKEPGVYPVFLPYSQETYDFVAQRAYDELAGVYQIADKIERQNADDALKERVKGELTAAVAAGELPEIAATEFSGAYKAVTKKIVRGRILSEGVRIDGRGLADIRPLDAEVQVIPRVHGSAIFQRGETQILGVTTLNMLKMEQQIDSLSPVTHKRYIHHYNFPPYSTGETGRVGSPKRREIGHGFLAERALVPVLPGREEFPYAIRQVSEALGSNGSTSMGSVCASTLSLLNAGVPLRAPVAGIAMGLVSDTVDGETRYAALTDILGAEDALGDMDFKVAGTSEFVTAIQLDTKLDGIPSSVLSAALQQAHDARITILNVLNSAIDAPDEMAPTAPRVISVQIPTDKIGELIGPKGKTINAIQDETGADISIEEDGTVYIGAVDGPSAEAARAQVNAIANPTNPEVGEQFLGTVVKIAAFGAFISLLPGKDGLLHISEVRKLTGGKRVENVDDVLSVGQKLLVRITKIDDRGKLSLEPVLEEAADQEGRDAASAGPEAPAEG from the coding sequence TTGGAAGGTCCTGAAATCACTGCCGCCGAGGCCGTCTTGGATAACGGCCGCTTCGGCACCCGCACCGTCCGGTTCGAGACCGGGCGACTCGCCCAGCAGGCGCAGGGCGCCGTTGCTGCCTACCTCGACAACGACACGATGCTGCTGTCGGCCACCAGCGCCGGCAAGCACCCTCGTGAAGGGTTCGACTTCTTCCCGCTGACCGTCGATGTCGAAGAGCGTTCCTACGCCGCCGGCAAGATCCCCGGTTCGTTCTTCCGACGCGAGGGCCGGCCGTCCACCGACGCCATCCTGGTGTGCCGTCTGATCGACCGTCCGCTGCGTCCGTCGTTCGTCGACGGCCTGCGCAACGAGGTCCAGATCGTCATCACCGTGCTCTCGATCGCTCCGGGCGAGTTCTACGACGCCCTGGCGATCAACGCGGCTTCGGCCTCGACGCAGATCTCGGGTCTGCCCTTCTCAGGGCCGATCGCCGGTGTGCGCCTGGCGCTGATTCCGGGTCACAGCGAGCACCCCGACCAGTGGGTCGCGTTCCCGAGCGCGAAGCTGCTCGAAGAGGCCGTGTTCGACCTCGTCGTGGCCGGCCGTGTGCTCGACGACGGTGACGTCGCGATCATGATGGTCGAGGCTGAGGCCACCGAGCACAGCTGGAACCTCATCAAGGGTGGCGCCACCAAGCCGAGCGAAGAGGTTGTGGCCGGCGGGCTGGAAGCGGCCAAGCCGTTCATCAAGCAGCTCGTTCAGGCGCAGGCCGAGATGGCGGCCAAGACCGCCAAGGAGCCGGGTGTGTACCCGGTGTTCCTGCCCTACTCGCAGGAGACCTACGACTTCGTCGCGCAGCGCGCCTACGACGAACTGGCCGGTGTCTACCAGATCGCCGACAAGATCGAGCGGCAGAACGCCGACGACGCCCTCAAGGAGCGCGTCAAGGGTGAGCTGACCGCCGCTGTCGCCGCCGGGGAACTGCCCGAGATCGCCGCCACCGAGTTCTCGGGTGCCTACAAGGCCGTCACGAAGAAGATCGTCCGCGGTCGCATCCTCTCCGAGGGCGTACGCATCGACGGCCGTGGCCTTGCCGACATCCGTCCGCTCGACGCCGAGGTGCAGGTCATCCCGCGCGTGCACGGCTCGGCCATCTTCCAGCGTGGTGAGACCCAGATCCTGGGCGTGACCACGCTGAACATGCTGAAGATGGAGCAGCAGATCGACTCGCTGTCGCCGGTCACGCACAAGCGCTACATCCACCACTACAACTTCCCGCCGTACTCGACGGGTGAGACCGGTCGAGTGGGCAGCCCGAAGCGGCGCGAGATCGGCCACGGCTTCTTGGCCGAGCGCGCGCTCGTGCCCGTGCTGCCGGGCCGCGAGGAGTTCCCGTACGCGATCCGTCAGGTCTCCGAGGCACTGGGCTCGAACGGCTCGACGTCGATGGGGTCGGTGTGCGCCTCGACGCTGTCGCTGCTGAACGCCGGTGTGCCGCTGCGCGCGCCGGTTGCCGGCATCGCGATGGGTCTGGTCTCTGACACGGTCGATGGCGAGACCCGCTACGCGGCGCTGACCGACATCCTGGGAGCCGAGGACGCCCTGGGCGACATGGACTTCAAGGTCGCCGGCACGAGCGAGTTCGTCACCGCCATCCAGCTGGACACGAAGCTCGACGGCATCCCGTCGTCGGTGCTCTCGGCCGCGCTGCAGCAGGCGCACGACGCCCGCATCACGATCCTGAACGTGCTGAACTCGGCGATCGACGCGCCCGACGAGATGGCACCGACCGCGCCCCGCGTGATCAGTGTGCAGATCCCGACCGACAAGATCGGCGAGCTGATCGGCCCGAAGGGCAAGACGATCAACGCGATCCAGGATGAGACCGGCGCCGACATCTCCATCGAGGAGGACGGCACCGTCTACATCGGCGCGGTCGACGGTCCGTCGGCCGAGGCCGCGCGTGCCCAGGTCAACGCCATCGCCAACCCGACCAACCCCGAGGTCGGCGAGCAGTTCTTGGGCACGGTCGTGAAGATCGCGGCGTTCGGCGCGTTCATCTCACTGCTGCCGGGCAAGGACGGACTGCTGCACATCAGTGAGGTCCGCAAGCTCACCGGTGGCAAGCGTGTCGAGAATGTCGATGACGTGCTGAGCGTCGGCCAGAAGCTGCTCGTGCGCATCACGAAGATCGACGATCGCGGCAAGCTGTCGCTCGAGCCGGTTCTCGAAGAGGCCGCCGACCAGGAAGGGCGCGACGCCGCCAGCGCCGGCCCCGAGGCCCCGGCCGAAGGCTGA
- a CDS encoding aldo/keto reductase, with protein MSRVDSEAAQSHSTDEVRHALVRTSPVSLPAHPSAPIPVQGAPVGSAVRTRLGETGIDVFPLMLGGAEFGWNVDLEASHAILDTYAELGGNALHTADSFSGGRSEHIIGEWLRTRGLRDDVALAVRVGGHPDNPGTDPVNLVRAVEASLTRLGTDRIDVLYVDATAGVAVMEDTLATAEWLVESGKARSIGAYGFTAEQLVEARILASAGYPRFTVIDVPFNVLRRRDFDDDLRLVVGAQGIAVTPSHALEHGFLSGRHRSRGDVSRSVRGAQLAGSMNRRGTRTLRVLDAIGTELGVPPAAVAVAWLLAQRAIAAPIVNAYAPGHVEELVQGVGVRLSRAQLADIARAAD; from the coding sequence ATGAGTCGTGTCGACTCCGAGGCGGCGCAGTCGCACTCGACCGACGAGGTGCGGCACGCTCTCGTGCGCACCTCGCCCGTCTCGTTGCCCGCACATCCCTCCGCGCCGATCCCCGTGCAGGGCGCACCGGTGGGCTCCGCCGTGCGCACGCGTCTCGGTGAGACCGGCATCGACGTCTTTCCGCTCATGCTCGGCGGCGCCGAGTTCGGCTGGAACGTCGATCTCGAAGCCAGCCACGCGATCCTGGACACCTATGCCGAGCTCGGGGGCAATGCGCTGCACACGGCAGACAGCTTCAGCGGCGGTCGCAGCGAGCACATCATCGGCGAATGGCTGCGCACCCGTGGCCTGCGCGATGATGTCGCGCTGGCCGTGCGCGTGGGCGGTCACCCCGACAACCCGGGAACCGACCCGGTCAACCTCGTGCGCGCGGTCGAGGCATCCCTCACCCGCCTGGGCACCGACCGCATCGATGTGCTGTACGTGGATGCCACGGCCGGAGTGGCCGTCATGGAAGACACCCTCGCCACCGCCGAGTGGCTGGTCGAGTCGGGCAAGGCGCGCAGCATCGGCGCGTACGGATTCACTGCCGAGCAGCTCGTCGAGGCGCGCATCCTCGCCTCGGCGGGGTATCCGCGGTTCACCGTGATCGACGTGCCGTTCAATGTGCTGCGCCGCCGCGATTTCGATGACGACCTGCGGCTGGTGGTGGGCGCACAGGGCATCGCCGTGACCCCATCGCATGCTCTGGAGCACGGCTTTCTCTCGGGGCGGCACCGCTCGCGTGGCGATGTGAGCCGCTCGGTTCGCGGCGCACAGCTGGCCGGCAGCATGAATCGGCGCGGCACGCGCACGCTGCGCGTGCTCGACGCCATCGGCACCGAGCTGGGCGTGCCTCCCGCGGCGGTGGCGGTGGCGTGGCTGCTGGCCCAACGGGCGATCGCCGCTCCGATCGTCAACGCGTACGCGCCCGGCCACGTCGAAGAGCTCGTGCAGGGCGTCGGAGTCCGGCTCAGCAGGGCGCAGCTTGCCGACATCGCCCGCGCCGCCGACTGA
- a CDS encoding histidine phosphatase family protein, giving the protein MTHYIYLVRHGEHQDADQGVVDGPLSPRGRRQAEALADRLSGLPLTAVWHSPLERAAETARAVAGRLPSVDPQPSALLFDCVPTGMTDETPAVYEPFFGSVTDDEIEAGRAQMNDAINAFLVRKPGDVHEVLITHNFVIGWFVREVLQMPEWRWMTLNQAHCGLTVIAQKQGRPWTLLTHNDLAHLPFELQTGLPEPLPV; this is encoded by the coding sequence GTGACGCATTACATCTACCTCGTGCGGCACGGTGAGCACCAGGATGCGGACCAGGGGGTGGTCGACGGCCCGTTGTCGCCGCGCGGCCGCCGCCAGGCCGAGGCGCTCGCCGACCGGCTGTCGGGCCTGCCGCTGACGGCCGTCTGGCACTCGCCGCTGGAACGCGCGGCCGAGACCGCACGAGCCGTCGCCGGCCGCCTGCCCTCGGTCGACCCGCAGCCTTCTGCGCTGCTGTTCGACTGCGTGCCCACGGGGATGACCGACGAGACGCCGGCCGTCTACGAGCCGTTCTTCGGATCGGTCACCGACGACGAGATCGAGGCCGGTCGGGCGCAGATGAACGATGCCATCAACGCTTTTCTGGTGCGCAAGCCCGGCGATGTGCACGAGGTGCTCATCACCCACAACTTCGTGATCGGCTGGTTCGTGCGCGAGGTGCTGCAGATGCCTGAGTGGCGATGGATGACACTGAACCAGGCGCATTGCGGGCTGACCGTCATCGCGCAGAAGCAGGGGCGGCCGTGGACGCTGCTCACCCACAACGACCTCGCGCACCTGCCGTTCGAACTGCAGACCGGGCTGCCCGAGCCGCTGCCGGTGTAG
- a CDS encoding GNAT family N-acetyltransferase, with protein sequence MASVQPIPVDDPIARGLLADYVAMRAEGFPGQYTPARPPREMFEPPAGVFLVVYDDEGVPVGCGGIRRLPDGEVGIRYEVKHVFLTPATRGRGWGRMLLVELERYAREWNAAQLVLDTHHTLTAAGGLYASSGFVEIAPYNDNPNATRWYGKTL encoded by the coding sequence ATGGCGTCTGTTCAGCCCATTCCCGTCGATGATCCGATAGCCCGCGGCCTGCTCGCCGACTACGTCGCGATGCGCGCCGAGGGGTTCCCCGGTCAATACACGCCGGCACGTCCACCGCGCGAGATGTTCGAGCCGCCGGCGGGGGTGTTCCTCGTCGTGTACGACGACGAGGGTGTGCCGGTCGGGTGCGGCGGCATCCGACGTCTGCCCGACGGCGAGGTGGGCATCCGCTACGAGGTCAAGCATGTGTTCCTCACACCCGCGACGCGCGGGCGCGGCTGGGGGCGGATGCTGCTGGTCGAGCTGGAACGCTACGCCCGCGAGTGGAACGCCGCCCAGCTGGTGCTCGACACGCACCACACCCTGACCGCCGCCGGCGGCCTGTATGCGTCATCCGGGTTCGTCGAGATAGCTCCCTACAATGACAACCCGAACGCGACGCGGTGGTACGGCAAGACCCTCTGA
- the dapB gene encoding 4-hydroxy-tetrahydrodipicolinate reductase, which translates to MTTRVAIVGGTGKLGGIIHSVVEAEPGFEVHATLSSRDAIALIDGADLVVDASVPAVSVDVVRAAVERGINIVVGTSGWSAERIALVRPLVEAAGTGAVFIPNFSLGSVLGSALAAAAAPFFASAEIIEAHRDTKVDSPSGTAVRTAELIAAARTAQGPVSAPHVDQRARGQQVASVPVHSLRRPGVVARQEVILSGPGESLSIVHDTVEPAAAYAPGIRLALQHAVAARGVVVGLDSFLDIGIGPARA; encoded by the coding sequence ATGACGACACGCGTGGCGATCGTGGGGGGCACCGGCAAGCTCGGCGGCATCATCCACTCCGTCGTCGAGGCAGAACCCGGCTTTGAGGTACACGCGACGCTCTCGTCACGCGATGCCATCGCTCTCATCGACGGCGCCGATCTGGTGGTGGATGCCTCGGTCCCGGCCGTGTCGGTCGATGTCGTGCGCGCCGCGGTCGAGCGGGGCATCAACATCGTCGTCGGCACCTCAGGCTGGTCTGCCGAGCGCATAGCGCTCGTGCGTCCTCTGGTCGAGGCCGCCGGCACCGGGGCGGTGTTCATCCCGAACTTCTCGCTGGGCTCGGTGCTCGGTTCGGCGCTGGCCGCGGCGGCCGCACCCTTCTTCGCCTCTGCCGAGATCATCGAGGCGCACCGCGACACGAAGGTCGATTCCCCCAGCGGCACCGCCGTGCGCACGGCCGAGCTGATCGCCGCCGCACGCACCGCGCAGGGGCCGGTGTCGGCCCCACACGTCGACCAGCGTGCACGCGGCCAGCAGGTCGCCTCGGTCCCCGTGCACTCCCTGCGCCGTCCCGGCGTGGTGGCGCGCCAAGAGGTCATCCTGTCGGGTCCGGGGGAGTCGCTCTCGATCGTGCACGACACAGTCGAGCCCGCAGCCGCCTATGCCCCCGGCATCCGGCTGGCTCTTCAGCATGCGGTGGCCGCACGTGGCGTTGTCGTCGGCCTCGACAGCTTTCTCGACATCGGCATCGGGCCCGCGCGCGCATGA
- a CDS encoding TIGR01777 family oxidoreductase, producing MADAAPALGHVVVAGASGLIGRALVASLRGDGVRVTRLVRRPAQSPDEVPWLLDSSVLDPDILAGADAVVGLNGASIGRMPWTARYRSTLLWSRLTPTRTLATAIRALGSDAPALVSASAVGYYGSAPGADLREDAAPGDTFLARLCAEWEASALSAGSQTRIALLRTAPVIHAEGVLKPLLTLTRLGAGGPIGRGTQVWPWISLTDEVRAIRHILDAEIDGPANLTGPTRATANDLGFALAVRMNKPYVFRAPRWAMRLALSRQAADAVLLTDAHVIPAVLEASGFRFTHTTVDEAIADAVPAHAFSDASSLSD from the coding sequence TTGGCTGACGCTGCACCCGCCCTCGGCCACGTCGTCGTGGCCGGGGCATCCGGCCTCATCGGCCGGGCACTGGTCGCCTCGCTGCGCGGCGACGGTGTGCGTGTCACCCGGCTGGTGCGCCGACCGGCCCAGTCGCCCGATGAGGTGCCCTGGCTGCTGGACAGCAGCGTGCTCGATCCTGACATCCTGGCCGGCGCCGACGCCGTCGTGGGTCTGAACGGCGCGAGCATCGGGCGCATGCCGTGGACGGCGCGGTACCGCAGCACGCTGCTGTGGTCGCGGCTGACCCCCACCCGCACCCTCGCCACCGCCATCCGTGCGCTCGGCTCCGATGCGCCCGCGCTGGTCAGCGCGTCGGCGGTCGGCTACTACGGGAGTGCCCCCGGGGCGGATCTGCGTGAGGATGCCGCACCCGGCGACACGTTCCTGGCACGCTTGTGCGCCGAGTGGGAGGCCTCGGCGCTGAGCGCGGGCTCGCAGACTCGCATCGCACTGTTGCGCACCGCACCCGTCATCCACGCCGAGGGAGTGCTCAAGCCACTGCTGACCCTCACCCGGCTGGGTGCCGGGGGCCCGATCGGCCGCGGCACCCAGGTGTGGCCGTGGATCTCACTCACCGACGAGGTCCGGGCGATCCGGCACATCCTCGACGCCGAGATCGACGGCCCGGCGAATCTGACCGGACCGACACGAGCAACCGCCAACGACCTGGGCTTCGCGCTTGCCGTACGCATGAACAAGCCGTACGTCTTCCGCGCGCCGCGCTGGGCGATGCGACTGGCGCTGAGCCGGCAGGCCGCCGACGCCGTGCTGCTGACCGACGCGCACGTGATTCCGGCCGTGCTCGAGGCATCCGGTTTTCGCTTCACACACACCACCGTCGACGAGGCCATCGCCGACGCGGTGCCCGCTCACGCCTTCTCAGACGCCTCCAGCTTGAGCGACTGA
- a CDS encoding OsmC family protein: protein MSVTSEATAQWKGTLFEGSGQVSLTSSGQGPYPVNWKARSEGSDSVTTPEELIAAAHASCFSMALANALTQHGTPPQSLEASASVTFTPGTGITGSHLNVSAVVPGIDEADFERVAEEAKAGCPVSQALAGIEITLEASLG from the coding sequence ATGAGCGTGACCAGCGAAGCCACCGCCCAATGGAAGGGCACACTTTTCGAGGGCTCGGGGCAGGTGAGCCTGACGAGTTCGGGCCAGGGCCCGTACCCGGTGAACTGGAAGGCACGCAGCGAGGGGTCAGACTCGGTGACCACTCCCGAAGAGCTCATCGCCGCCGCCCACGCCTCGTGTTTCAGCATGGCGCTGGCCAACGCTCTGACCCAGCACGGCACGCCACCGCAGAGCCTCGAGGCATCGGCATCCGTCACCTTCACGCCCGGCACCGGGATCACCGGCAGTCACCTGAACGTGTCGGCGGTCGTTCCTGGCATCGATGAGGCCGATTTCGAACGCGTCGCCGAAGAGGCGAAGGCAGGATGCCCCGTCTCTCAGGCGCTCGCGGGCATCGAGATCACCCTTGAGGCGTCGCTTGGCTGA
- a CDS encoding DUF4395 family protein, whose amino-acid sequence MSDTPAGIDPRGPRFGAAITSLLLLVVVLLGLTGLSTAQGAASFGWFAYQPLTDQAFFPAAFRLVTAPIGSRILDPAFLLLLAVALLFLWGVISPRTAVWGVLFRKVVQPRLKPPRELEDPRPPRFAQGVGLLVSVVGLVLQLLGVPWALPIAAAAAFVAAFLNAAFGFCLGCQLYLLLARWGLVGRRAAA is encoded by the coding sequence ATGTCTGACACCCCCGCCGGAATCGACCCGCGCGGCCCGCGCTTCGGCGCCGCGATCACCTCGCTGCTGCTGCTCGTCGTCGTGCTGCTCGGGCTGACCGGGCTGTCAACAGCACAGGGCGCCGCGAGCTTCGGCTGGTTCGCCTATCAGCCGCTGACCGACCAGGCGTTCTTCCCGGCCGCGTTCCGGCTCGTCACCGCGCCGATCGGGTCCCGCATCCTCGACCCGGCGTTCCTCCTGCTGCTGGCCGTGGCCCTGTTGTTCCTGTGGGGCGTGATCTCGCCGCGCACGGCTGTGTGGGGCGTGCTGTTCCGCAAGGTCGTGCAGCCACGTCTGAAGCCCCCGCGTGAGCTCGAAGACCCACGCCCGCCGCGCTTCGCGCAGGGTGTCGGTCTGCTGGTGAGCGTCGTGGGCCTCGTGCTGCAGCTGCTCGGCGTGCCGTGGGCGCTGCCGATCGCCGCCGCGGCCGCCTTCGTCGCGGCATTCCTCAACGCCGCGTTCGGGTTCTGCCTGGGCTGCCAGCTGTATCTCCTGCTGGCACGATGGGGACTCGTCGGGCGCCGCGCCGCCGCGTAG